In the Apteryx mantelli isolate bAptMan1 chromosome 1, bAptMan1.hap1, whole genome shotgun sequence genome, one interval contains:
- the GJB2 gene encoding gap junction beta-2 protein, giving the protein MDWGALQAILGGVNKHSTSIGKIWLTVLFIFRIMILVVAAERVWGDEQQDFVCNTLQPGCRNVCYDHFFPISHIRLWALQLIFVSTPALLVAMHVAYRRHEKKRRFRNGEKIDIEELKNEKIHIRGPLWWTYTSSIFFRIIFEAIFMYAFYHMYDGYQMPRLMKCNAWPCPNTVDCFVSRPTEKTTFTIFMLAVSGICMMLNLAELCYLVIKVCVRERRKSTALK; this is encoded by the coding sequence ATGGACTGGGGAGCTCTGCAGGCCATTTTAGGAGGTGTAAATAAACATTCCACCAGCATCGGAAAGATATGGCTCACAGTCCTGTTCATCTTCCGTATCATGATCCTGGTCGTAGCGGCAGAGAGAGTCTGGGGAGATGAACAACAAGATTTTGTCTGCAACACACTTCAGCCTGggtgcagaaatgtttgctatgaccattttttccccatctctcaTATCAGACTCTGGGCCTTGCAGCTGATCTTTGTTTCTACACCTGCACTGCTGGTGGCCATGCATGTAGCTTACAGAAGGCATGAGAAGAAAAGGCGTTTCAGAAATGGTGAGAAAATCGACATCGaagagctgaaaaatgagaagatTCACATCCGGGGCCCCCTGTGGTGGACATATACCAGCAGCATCTTCTTCAGGATCATCTTTGAAGCCATCTTCATGTATGCTTTCTATCACATGTATGATGGGTACCAAATGCCTCGCCTGATGAAGTGTAATGCTTGGCCCTGCCCCAACACAGTGGATTGTTTTGTTTCTCGGCCCACTGAGAAAACCACATTCACTATTTTCATGCTTGCTGTGTCTGGGATCTGCATGATGTTGAATCTGGCTGAATTGTGTTACCTAGTGATAAAAGTTTGCGTGAGAGAACGCAGGAAATCAACAGCTCTAAAATAA